In Colletotrichum lupini chromosome 6, complete sequence, a single window of DNA contains:
- a CDS encoding DNA polymerase epsilon subunit D, with protein MPPRKSDASRRSDISNARFIVMDEEPSTSTTPAKAAAAPATAANAAAAKSTPATTEKKESQTHDKMAKADRDALTIEDLSLPKSIITRLAKGVLPPQTQIQANAVLAMGKSATVFINYLASHANEITTNAGKKTVSAEDVFKALDDIEFGFLREPLEQEFTKYTQIQNAKRTNYRNKVAAKKGGAAAGAAGTASADASLLSNPDDSVMTAASTDTAPRSKKARVDDSAMTVDEEAEDAETEPEEEAEEEEDEEADEEEEEEDDDEDEEGSSEEMHDALETKEGEGSDVDEALDGDESD; from the exons ATGCCTCCGCGCAAAAGCGACGCGAGCCGGAGAAGCGACATATCCAACGCCCGCTTCATCGTCATGGACGAGGAACCTTCCACCTCCACCACGCCGGCCAAGGCCGCGGCGGCACCCGCTACCGCTGCCAACGCCGCCGCGGCAAAGTCGACGCCGGCAACgacggagaagaaggagagtCAGACGCATGACAAGATGGCCAAGGCGGATAGGGATGCTCTCACAATCGAG GATCTCAGCTTGCCCAAGTCCATCATCACCAGGCTGGCAAAGGGTGTCCTCCCGCCTCAGACCCAGATTCAGGCCAATGCCGTCTTAGCCATGGGCAAGAGCGCGACGGTGTTCATCAACTACCTAGCTTCTCA TGCCAATGAGATCACAACAAATGCCGGCAAAAAGACTGTCAGCGCTGAAGACGTCTTCAAGGCTCTGGATGACATCGAGTTCGGTTTTCTGCGAGAGCCCTTGGAGCAGGAGTTTACCA AATATACCCAAATCCAAAACGCAAAACGCACAAATTACCGCAACAAGGTGGCTGCCAAGAAGGGCGGTGCCGCAGCCGGGGCAGCAGGCACAGCATCAGCTGATGCATCCCTCCTCTCCAACCCCGACGACAGCGTCATGACCGCAGCATCCACAGACACCGCCCCCCGCTCAAAGAAGGCCCGTGTAGACGACTCGGCCATGACCGTTGACGAAGAGGCCGAAGACGCAGAGACGGAGCCCGAGGAGGAGgctgaggaagaggaagacgaggaggcggacgaggaagaggaagaagaggatgatgacgaggacgaggaagGCAGTAGTGAGGAGATGCACGATGCGCTGGAGACGAAGGAGGGCGAGGGTAGTGACGTCGATGAGGCGCTGGACGGGGACGAGAGTGACTAA
- a CDS encoding FF domain-containing protein, whose product MNGSGSPYGQPPAWQEHRTPDGRAYYYNAATKVTQWTKPEDMMSPAERALANQPWKEYTAEGGRKYWYNTETKSSSWEMPEAYKKALGANSGPSTPAYVHILPQCQLPTNKNRADRAAPYDRGAPSDRYNNDRYDSYRDHRDHRDTFHESRQLTFGNDATAKAFVPASNEPEFATQEEAEAAFTKLLKRSGVQTDWTWEQTLRTIAKDPQYRAIKDPKDRKAAFEKYCHDMIVQDKERAKERLTKLRTDFETMLKRHPEIKHYTRWKTARPMIEGETIFRSTDNEAERRQLFEEYRVDLKKNHMENQATMRKTAMDGLIDLLPKLNLEPYTRWSDAHSLISSTTPFQNDEKYKTLSKFDILIAFQNHMKALERAFNDSKQEQKNEKFRKERKARDGFISLLTELRKDGKINASTKWRQIYSLIENDDRYKAILGQGGSAPQELFWDLVEEEEKSMRGARNDVYDVIDDERFDITPQTTFEEFHAVMKKSRRTANIDRDILMVLFERAKEKRSLKRSDDERQSERQQRRAADDLRAYMKRMEPPITLDDTYDKVKARLADTPAFQAVTSEDARVATFDRYVRRLREKEEEADRDRRRRRGRDSSERDMYRERPRSRGERSHRSSGRATRRSRSPEVDAYEADRRKAIAERERNHRKSTMAESLLSTERERRLSPPPRRERERERDRDRERDRDRDYDRHRSRRDDDSHYDRERRDREEERERLYRRRIGSYDELPYGDERPSGSRRRREEDEEDRRDSRDSKRVRREKTPRERTPQRDTTRHKNRTPPPAAAAPKDVKDTKEKEPVKDVAMKEKEDAAVHSGSEEGEIEED is encoded by the exons atgaaCGGATCCGGCAGCCCGTACGGCCAGCCTCCGGCGTGGCAGGAGCATCGCACGCCAGATGGCCGAGCCTACTACTACAATGCGGCCACCAAGGTTACGCAATGGACCAAGCCCGAGGATATGATGTCTCCGGCCGAA AGAGCACTTGCGAATCAGCCATGGAAGGAGTACACTGCGGAAGGCGGTCGCAAGTACTGGTATAACACCGAGACGAAGTCGAGCTCCTGGGAGATGCCCGAGGCCTACAAGAAGGCTTTGGGTGCCAACAGCGGCCCCAGTACGCCTGCGTATGTACACATCTTGCCCCAGTGCCAACTACCAACTAACAAGAATAGGGCTGATAGGGCTGCACCATACGATCGAGGAGCGCCTTCTGACAGGTACAACAATGACCGTTACGATTCCTACCGCGACCACCGCGACCACCGCGATACCTTCCACGAGTCGCGCCAGCTGACATTCGGCAACGACGCGACGGCCAAGGCCTTCGTGCCCGCAAGTAACGAGCCCGAATTCGCCACGCAGGAAGAGGCAGAGGCCGCCTTCACCAAGCTCCTCAAACGCAGCGGCGTTCAGACGGACTGGACCTGGGAGCAGACCCTGCGAACCATTGCAAAGGACCCTCAGTACAGGGCTATCAAGGATCCCAAGGATCGCAAAGCAGCTTTCGAGAAGTACTGCCATGACATGATTGTCCAAGACAAAGAGCGCGCAAAGGAGAGACTGACCAAGTTGCGTACTGACTTCGAGACTATGCTTAAGCGCCATCCGGAGATCAAGCACTACACGCGATGGAAGACTGCGCGCCCCATGATCGAGGGCGAGACCATCTTTAGGTCCACCGATAACGAGGCCGAGCGTCGTCAACTCTTTGAGGAGTACAGAGTTGACCTCAAGAAGAACCACATGGAGAACCAGGCCACTATGCGCAAGACAGCCATGGACGGGCTCATTGACCTCCTTCCGAAGCTCAATCTGGAGCCCTACACGCGCTGGTCCGATGCGCACAGCCTTATTTCATCCACGACGCCCTTCCAAAATGATGAGAAGTACAAGACCCTGAGCAAGTTTGACATTCTGATTGCGTTCCAAAACCACATGAAGGCTTTGGAGCGCGCTTTCAACGACTCTAAGCAGGAGCAAAAGAATGAGAAGTTTCGCAAGGAGCGTAAGGCTCGTGATGGCTTCATCTCCCTCCTCACTGAGCTCAGGAAAGACGGCAAGATCAATGCCAGCACGAAGTGGCGCCAAATCTACTCCCTCATCGAGAACGACGACCGATACAAGGCCATTCTTGGCCAAGGTGGCTCAGCTCCCCAGGAACTTTTCTGGGATCTCgtcgaagaagaggagaaaTCCATGCGTGGAGCTAGGAACGATGTGTACGATGTCATTGAC GACGAGCGATTTGATATCACTCCCCAGACCACGTTCGAAGAATTCCATGCCGTTATGAAGAAGAGTCGACGAACTGCTAACATTGACCGTGATATCTTGATGGTTCTCTTCGAACGC GCCAAGGAAAAGAGATCTCTGAAGAGATCCGACGATGAGAGACAATCTGAACGCCAACAGCGAAGGGCGGCTGATGATCTCCGGGCGTACATGAAGCGTATGGAACCCCCTATTACCCTGGATGACACGTACGACAAGGTCAAGGCTCGCCTTGCGGATACGCCCGCGTTCCAGGCTGTCACATCGGAAGACGCTCGCGTCGCTACCTTTGATCGATATGTGAGGAGACTCCGCgagaaggaagaagaggcCGACCGCGATCGCCGCCGCAGACGTGGTCGCGATTCCAGCGAACGCGACATGTACCGTGAGAGACCCAGATCCAGAGGTGAGCGATCTCATCGCAGCAGTGGCCGTGCTACCAGGCGAAGTCGCAGCCCGGAGGTGGACGCCTACGAGGCGGACAGGCGGAAAGCTATTGCTGAGCGTGAGCGCAACCACCGCAAATCGACCATGGCGGAAAGTCTGCTCTCGACTGAACGCGAACGTCGTTTATCTCCTCCCCCGCGTCGCGAGCGGGAACGCGAACGGGACAGAGACCGTGAGCGCGATCGCGACCGTGATTACGACCGTCATCGCTCTCGCCGCGACGACGACAGCCACTATGATCGCGAGAGACGGGATAGAGAGGAAGAGCGGGAGAGGTTGTACCGGCGCCGCATAGGATCCTACGACGAGCTCCCTTATGGGGATGAGCGCCCGTCTGGATCCCGACGCCGCCGcgaggaggatgaggaggacCGACGGGATTCAAGGGACTCCAAG AGAGTGAGAAGAGAGAAAACACCCCGTGAGCGCACCCCCCAACGTGATACTACACGTCACAAGAACAGGACTCCACCGCCGGCGGCGGCTGCCCCCAAGGACGTCAAGGACACCAAGGAAAAGGAGCCTGTAAAGGACGTCGCGATGAAGGAGAAAGAGGACGCGGCGGTCCACTCTGGGTCTGAAGAGGGCGAGATTGAGGAGGACTAG